In the genome of Raphanus sativus cultivar WK10039 chromosome 9, ASM80110v3, whole genome shotgun sequence, the window AGTTTATCTaagtaagtaaaaaaaaaaaaaaaactttattttctgGATTTCAAACGGCAGAGGTTGAGAGGTAAGTGAGAAcctcaaacacacacaaaggAATTGAATTTTTCGCAGCCACTCTTTTTCGATAAATCacggaaaaaaaagaaaagaaaagcacACCAAAACCCACTCAAAGGAAATTAAAaggagcaaaaaaaaaaaagagaagagaaaattgAATAATAGTGACAAAATGCTCCGTACAGTGAACCTCTCTAAGTATATCTCCTCCTTTgtcaaaagaaggaaaaaaaaaaacttgtgtcTCTCGTTTTCACTCcactttcttttttctctctgtCTATAGGAGCTTCGCGACAGACAAGTGGAGAGTGGTTCTTCTCTCTCCTCTATGCAGAAATTAACTCCTTTTTGGGGGGCGTTTATGGAGTATTGTAAGAAAGAGTATTATACTGTGAcatgcaaacaaaaaaagaaaagagaaaggaGAGGCGTATCTTTTTCAACCAGCTGAGTGCGTGAACCTGAAAAGATGACGAAGAAAAAGATTAGACCGGATGATACTTAAATTGCACAAAGACAGGCTTCACATTAGTTCTTGTATTTAAAACGGTTGCCTTTTCTTTCCACAAGAAAACATAGTAGAGATTCTACATACATTCTACaccatttctttttttcattccCTACACaaatagtaattttttaattaacttcGAAGTAAAACTTGTGTGAAATAAACAAGGATATGTTAGAATATTTTGAAGGTGATTCAAAGAGTTTTGGTcatttcaataataaaataaaaatgaaatgggttttctagaaattttgaaaaatgctGTTTTGGATCTTTTAGTATTCTTTTGAACAAAAAGGGGAATAACCATTAATGTCACAGCAACTTgctcaaacaaaaagaaataatgtCACAGCAAAATTAAGGCCTATAACTTTTCATATTGAGAATGACTAGAAATTGGCTTTATTGTTTAATAAGCTGTCAATTCCGAGtggaaaaacaaaatgaaaaagacGATTTAACTCTGAATATTCGCATGAGAAGATTATGCACGTGAGAAAATATACTACTATAACGCATTGTCTTGCAGAATATAAGTGAGCTCGAATAATAAGTTAGTTAAGTAATTCGTTGGTTTTATTCTATAATAACGCTACCATTTGTAAAAGCCCTAACAACAATTAATTGATTTATTAGCATATCGctctagggctgggcaaataaaccgaacccgaaaatccgaaccgaatccgacccgataaaaatgaatccgaaccgatccgaacccgacataaataccgaatggaccttgttttttggtatttcgggttatgggtattatccgaatcgaacccgaatctaaatggatatccgatagaacccgaaacattcaaaaccctagaaagattttataccaaacatgatctcaattcctaatatgtattcaaaatacattaagatatattgaacatctaaaatacTTATGTATTACATAAAGGTTGGTGGTTCTATTACATGAAGATTGATGGTTAAAGGTGACtgttgaatttttaaaaatttgatttagattttgttttaaacaatgtttctcatttcatgaggtcgtggttttcgttttatgatttcattcatttggttttctttttatcaataaatatgttttcctttcgtttgattttgaatgatcatggttgatgttcgtttcttatttttaaatcgattttatttatattttagttacaaaaagatACAAAATAGGTATTTGAAGCCAAAACAAActaattttacttatgttttggttacaaagtaggtacaaatcagatatttttaaccCGAAGAACCGATTGGGATCTgaacccgaaagtacattgggttgtaccggttctttgaagatttactaaccccgacccgaacccgatagaacccgaaccggtcccgaaccgaactttcaaataatccgaatggggctgattttgataaacccgaaaaaccgaaacccgattggataaaaccgaaacccgattgggaccccgaatgcccatgcctaTATCGCTCTATCAAATATCTTTATCAAACAATATACAGTATGTGTGTGTGCAGCATAGTTgcttttcataaataaatttctTGCTCCATACACACTTATTTTTTTGCTGTATAGAATGAgctttaatagtatatttaaagtttttatctatcttattaaaacaaaaacattctgttggacctaacatttattttgtaaatttttaaattaaatacacctttatactttatagttaaacctacattaaatcactaatgtttctttctttatactactatctatgtttccaaacaatatacttatttctttatactattatcaatgtttccaaacaatatattttatatactactatcaatgtttccaaacaatacaataattaatcttagttattttatatccatcattttctctttaaaattttgtaaaaacgtcataatttcgtaagttgcaaaataataaactttaaaatttggattataagattacaaattatgaaactattacaatttaaatcaaattagattacatattggtcatctatcagttcaatcaattagtctcgggttttagtgactttttaatatgaatattttaaaaacctaaattgaattgttagatctccggattaaccggtataatcacagtcgggttgaattaaaaacactgatttaaatacaaaatattttaaatacactctttaaaagttaccaaaatatttgttgagttattagtgaaatttttcatcgtaaaatatttcgcgcttccaaagcgcaggtcaaaatctagtttaaagtttaaaacataaacTACATTAAACTCTGTGCCTGAGATATGCCCACGTCGTCCATTACTTCGTCTATAATGTAGCATTTTAAATCTTGTAGCATGTGTATAGTGAATATATGTTTTTGGTAAACGTATAATGAATGCAATATAGTCTGGATATTTTCTTATACATTACTTATGTAGTGCTTACAAGTAAAAGTATAGTGAACTCATAGAATTTGATTAATCTATCTAGTGGTTACAAGTTACAACAAAAATAGACATCTCTGCCGCTATGTATCTATTGATCATGTCAAAATATGGACGACCACACGTTTGCATGTGTGGTATATGCAACTAGTCAATCATTGTATCCATCGTGAGCTGTGAGCCAATAGTCGACCACACATTTACTTCACATTTTCTTATTTCtcattaattattatattaagtATGTGTTGGTAATTCCGGAATTCTACAcagaatatttttaaacaaatctCGGCTCAGCTCATTGTATCCACACGATTGACGATTGTGAGGTTTCAGAAACCAACATTTAATTCCATGTATGGAGAGTTTGCATTCTTTTGTTTCCACTATACATTCATCTGCTGAAAACTTTAAGATTGTAATTTTGTTAACATGTACTTCGCCAAAAATTCCAACAAGGATTATGACATACTGACAACATTAATTAGTACAACAACTAAATTACATATCTTGGTTTAAACGTAGGGACATAAATAATTGAAGCTTACGATAAAAACAGTAGTTTGTAATACCATGGTATTCATATTCACCTCATCTTCAGATGTAAGAACACCTAATCATAAGTTATCTCCTTTTCAGGTTTTACATTATTTAAAGTGAAGGGGGTAAtaattctataatataaatgCTGAAGGGTAGTTGGCCAACAATTAAATTCTGGGCGGCTTGAGTTTtgttcaaaactttaaaaagtaTCTTGATTGACAAAAGATTCGTTTTGCTCGAATAATTTGCCCACTCCTTACATTAGACGTCACCACTCAACTCCCCGATTACaaattcattatttatttattatacagAAACGCAAGCCAACAACCAAAAACTTAGTGTGAATATTCGAGTATGTTGGCTTACGTACGTGATATACGAATAGAGAGTATTAATGAGAAAAGCTACTGAAAgcgaaaataataataagtggTGATTTACTAAAACACTACACGTTAGTGTTTAGTTTAAGCGAATTAAGATACGTTTACGTAGTAATCAACCTTGCctgtgaaaaaaagaaaaacattgcCTGTGATTATTCAGATTAGAAAAGAAGGTAAAACCGTAAAAGAACATTCGTTTTAGAACGGTTTGACTAATTTTGACTGCAGTGAATAGTAGTGGACCAGTTGTATAGTGGTTGCTTAAGCCACGTCATAATTATCCAATCCCAAAAAAGCAATATTTTTTCGTTTGCGTAAATAAAGAGATTAAAAAAAGTTGGTGCATTCTAATTGGTGATAGCCTCACATTTTTTGGGTGCTGGGACCACTTCCCCACCTATCACTTCTCTCttcttcgtctctctctctaaacGTTTATTCCCCCTTTCTGAGATAGTAGAAAACGTTAAATATCATTGACAATTTATAGGGTGGTGCCATGGTGGATTAGGAATTTATGATGTCTTTCTTTGTTTAAACCTTTTTTGCCATCTGATGTTTTTTAGATTAGCTCAAACCATCAACTCACAATTACAACGATCAGTGTAAGTGCGTGACTGTCGCACTATATCTAGGATTCTTTTAATAACAAAATGCTTGAATTATGCAGACATATTGATAATCTTAATAAGTTTATTAACGGTGTTTGTAGCTTATTCATCAATAAGAAGTTCTAAGCAGGGTGTCATACATGGAAATATAAGGAGCATTTGTCAATTAAGAGCATGATCAGTATAGTACATTGTGCTGGTACTACTAGACGTAAACAAAGACAGGATAAACCCATTCTATGCCTGATAAACGGAAAAGATAAACATAAGAGCATTTtggtcaaaaagaaaaacataagagCATATAATACATAGTGCTGCTGCTATACTCCTAATATCAGAGATCGTATCCATAAGCTAAGCACTCAACTTTTAGGCGAATGTGTCTGGGCATCTCATGATTTTTCTAACAATCATTTGGTATATGACATACATAAAACTCGGATCACCAATGCCCTTAAATTCATCTAGAAGATCATGTTGTTAGCATATGTATAGAGCTTCATATGCAGCGTTTGCtttctgttttatttaatttgtataatcACCTTCTTAAACTCAAGTTTAAGCAAAATACAAACTAGGCATATAAATGAAGCAACTCATTTTCATGTCAATACTCAGCCATGTTCAAACATAGTTAGATCTGAGGGTGGAAATAAATAGAAAGAACTGTTGAAATATATTGAAGTTCTACAACGAGAAATTGGGGCAATTGATTTACTGACGACTAAAACTcttctactcatatgattttatttcatATGTACGATGTCACACAACTCCAAAACCCccagcaaaaaaaaaggatatacTAATGAACCAACCACATGACACTTATAGACATGTTCCACGCAGCATCTAACAGCTTATGGCGCGGATCGGAGATACAAAGGAAGCCACTTGGTCGGGTCAGGATCTGAGCTCCAGACAGAGAAGGCGCTCGTACATCTCATCCACTGGTTCGTTAAGTTCGGGAAGTGTCGGTCTATTACATCCTTTAAAGTCTCTGTTGTATTAACCCATTGCAACCCTTCTTTAGTATACGTCTTCTCGTTAAAATTCGTCGTGAAAAACCTATCTGCCTCCAACCTCCTAAGTATCGTTAATCAAACAAAGTCAAGTGAGTTTAGTTCCTTGTTACGCAAGAAAAGCCTCtgttttaaataaatgtagTGTAGTTTTCTAAACCTGGAGGCAacgaggaggaagatgaagaaagcAGTTTCGCTAATGGCGAATCCTTTGATCTTCTTCTCTGCATGCAATCCCACGTTCAGGTCAAGCTTCTCTATATCGTCTCCATACACTTCTTTTAAAACCTTGATAGCTTCTTCATCATCTGTCAGATCCTCCCATTTGCTGATAGGACTCATCAGCAGATTCTTTCTGAACTCGTTGTATCGAGGAACtcctctctctcgatctctATAAACTgaggaaaaaataaaatcaaacggTCAGAGAATCGGTGATGatacataattttttgtttatcaaaagaaaaaagcaacGATTTGATTTGACTTACTCTCCAAGGCAGCCATATCTATTAGGTCAGGTCTATCTTCTCCATCGATGTCTTGCGCCACAAGGTTCCTCATCCAATTAGGGTAATTCCACAATGTCAACGCACCACAAGATTGGTGTCCCATTGAAACTAGTAACTGCTCAAACCCGATTTTCGAACCCTTTTTCCCTCCTTCTTTCCCGATCAGTTCAGTCATCGGTACCCTGTCAATAACATCTTTCTAGGTTAACAAAAACTGCACTTGGACCTGACTAAACAGTGTATCAAAACATTTTATGTCTGACTGTGTGTCTTACTCTCGTTCTATTTTAGGGTTTGTTTTGTCAACTTTCTCAGGACTCATATCTCGGAGGATAAGTGTGTCTGGTAGAAGACAATGCATCCTGTAGACACTAACGAACTCTTCGGTAAGAGAGTAAGGAACTCCATGATCTTTCGGTTTCTTCAGACCAACTAATCCGCTAAGAATCGGACCAAATCTTGCCCCAATCATGTCCTTAACTCGCTTCCCTAAAAATCCATACCAATTGATCCTCATTCCAGCAGTGAGTGTGTCTGTCTTCAAGAGTTCTATTGTCCAATCAATTGTGTGAACCTTAGCGATAACCGCTGATGTCACCAATCTCGCAGTCCGGTAGAGTTTCTCATCATCAAAATTTGTATACCGGTCCTGAAAAAAGAGAGTTTAAATCTTAGTGTGATTGTGTATAAAAGATAGGTTTCTTGCCTCACAAGAAAGATAAAAACCTAACTTACTTTGAGCATTTCACAAACAGAGTTGTGTTCTTTGACAAAGAGGGCTTGCAACAGAGAGAAACCTGACCAGCTGTTTCTTACGTCACCAGAGATCGGAACACCTCTTTCATCTCGCTCCAACAAACCATCCCCAGAGATTCTTAGCTTCCCATCCTTGAAAACCCTTACTCTTCTCATTCCAGCTTCGTCATTTCCATATATAACACTCCCGTCCCTAGTTCCAAAAGTAGTTTTTCATAAAATTGAACTCATTAAATAACACTTAAGAAGTGATTAAGCACGGATTTGAATGTAAATACGTACCACCATGGGGTTCTAGTGTTGACAGAGCCAGATTTGTGGTGATCACCGGTGAGATCTTTTTTAGTTCTAAAGAACTTAAATGACTTCAATGGACATTCACTTGCTACTTCTTCTGGAGCCTTAAGCTCAATCTAGTAAGGTTTAAAAAATggtaattaatgtattttatttaatttttaggaaagaaaataaaactgaagTTGAGGGAGAGAAATGTAATGTTGAGTAATCAAGGGGTTAGATTCAAAAGAATGAAAACCTGGTGGGTGTCTTCTAAATGATCAACCCAATCATGGATCATGAACTGAATCCACGAACAAGCTATCACGTTGAATTGGTCCCCAttgtctataaatatttttctcgCTAGCAGCTTAGTAGCCACCACACTGGGATGTGGATCCAATATCTGTAATAGTCAACCAtcataaattacataaaacaaATTAGTGGTGATTAACAATAACAACGTGATAATTGATAACTCATAATAATAAGAACAAATAGTTTCGTAGATGACTTGCTAACCAtgcagaaaaaacaaaatactttcataacaaacaaaaacttttttttccaCAATAAACCAAAACTTTATCCGGTACAAAAGATACATAAAGTTAAAGCAAAAGAAGATCATACATCAATATCCAACCACTAGTGAGTGGAGATAAGAAACTGAAATGCGTCATAAAGTTTGGTTCTACTGTTTCATTCAGCTATGATAAATTCGACCggcatatatatttaaaatttgatcaaaactataaatacTTAACTGCTGTTTCATTGCATGTTATGTAAATGTAATTGTGAATATAAATGAGGAGAAAAAACTCACACCATACTGAGAAGTACATGGGGGCATGTTCCGGCCAATAAAGGTGCCTTGGCTACCGACAGAGTCATCGGAGGGATGGTTACACTTGCCGTCAGCCGTGCGGAAAGAGAACTCATCGGTGTCATAACTCTGGCCGTTGATTCCACCAACATGAATCAGATTGTAACGTTGGTGTAGATGTCTTCGTATCCCCAAGTAAGCCACTCCCAGTAACACTGGAAATCTGTGCCACAATCCTAGCTTGTCCACTAAGTGcacaatctatatatatataattaaaaacggattatacaattatatttattaattttattcctAGAAGATGAGTttaccattttttttaattcctaGCAGATGAAGAATAATTGTAGATTATATAACTAGACAGGGAGATGTACTTACGTAGAACAAAAAGGAATCAAGGAAAGACATCTTGGAAACAACATGATGAAGCTCAGGATGAAGAAACCACGAAGAAGATGGAGAGAAACCCATTTTACTGTTTTCggccttttgtttttttttatgtgtttgCTTTATGCTTTAGATGATAGTCACACAATTGTAATGCTTGTATTCACACGATTGCTCACAATGTATTTATATAGACCCACACGCATATGAATGCAagtaaattaatgattttttattattgatttttttcttgttaaaggGTTTTTGCTATTATTGTCATTTTGGTAATTAAGTCAACGACTTGTCGTCGAGCATTGTCTTCACTAGGGAATGACTAACTAGAgatacttgtttttttttttttttgaagatcaAAGAGATACTTGTTGAAAGATTTATTCTAAACTAAATTCATCAACGTTGGaataattcatattaaaaaagagaataatatcttaaaataaatgatCAATATTAATCTGGACAGTGTAAATTCAGGGTCAAATTATTGATATTCTTCCATATTTGATCAACTTTTCGTATCtacaaattttagcaaaaaaaaaaaaacttttcgtACCTTGCATTATAATTAGAATATTTTCTACCTTTAGTAAAGAGGATATTACTTCCTAGTAGATTATTTATGTTGTTATATCATATTAGCGATGGTCAATACATGCATGCATTATTGTTTTAACCACAAGCACACCAAAATGGcatggattttttttatatctcatTCTTAATCAACCTTCTTTAGTTTGCATTATTATCCCttattataattattgtatAAGAAGAGAATATGGCCAATAAATCATTCATATTGATATCCATATTGATTTCTAAGTCAGTTCATGCATTATTGATACTTGATAGCATCCGGCCAAGTgggtatatatttaaaatagttagaaGAATCAAAgtatattaaaagttttaaatactTATTTAAAATACCAGATTTTACTAATATAAATTTTGCtatccttttttctttctttctttttttttttgcttaaatttgatttttttctttctttcttagatGTGCTTATTACTTATGTCAAGTGTAGTTtgaaaaaaacatgtatatatttatgtagtTCGATTATATGGAAACATTGgaataaaaatttgtaacattTTCTCCTCGTTTTTTCCAGTAactaatactattaaatttcaGTATTCATATTATGAACCTTTTTAGCACTTATGTAAAGCTCTCCGATTTTGACTTATCTTCTAAGCCTCAAATTTATTTAActagataaaaatattgttaacgTATTCAGATCAGGCAACAGTTAAATATTACTAGTTTACTGTATGTACATATAACTGATTAAGTGGGTATATTAATATAAGCCAGATATTTAAGAAAAGGCGTATGAGAATATCCATAGTAGAAAAGCTCGAcgataaaataaaagtttagatAGACAAACAAAGATGTTAActgtttttttcaatttaatggAGAAGTGTTTGAATGCCAGTGCTCCTCAAACTTCGAGATGAATTTAAGTCGGTCGCGTAACGACCACCTGTATGCTGtatcattaataaaaaaatgtattttgtgTCATACGTAACCATTTTACAAAGATTTGCTTGGTTGTTGTTTTTGactacaaagaaagaaagatgtatatatattgttttgtttttctttagaATTACTGAATTAGTTCAATTCATAGAAATATCTTAAAAGAGATCACATATTCACATGAATCTGGTTTTGCAATTTCTAATCTGATTTGATACCTAGATATAATTGTTGATATTGGGTTACCAATCACagtatttgtgtgtgtttattttTATCTCACTTATTAATAGAAAACAAAGCAATTGATATTATAAGTTTGTCTACAAGTATTAATTCaattgaaaacatttaaataagTTGGTCGTTGTGGTCTCGTAGTTTCTAGTCCGTACACGTAACAAACTATAAGGAATGGGAcaagaaaatacatttttcatCGTTTGAAGGAAAAATATAGGGAATATACACATTATGATATATGTGTATTTGAATCACTGACACTGATACGAAATAAAAGCGTAGCATACAACAAAGATACATGTAACAACTACGTATACTTATCACCACGTGCCTCTTCTTGCCACTTCGGTCGAGAAACTTGCCACATATGGGTATGGCTAAAGCACCGTCCAATCTGTAAGAGCTTCTTGAGCAATCGTCCATCGACCAACCTATTTCTAAGTTCTGCAGATAAATACTACAAGgaataaaaatttaaagcaACAAATTTCAAAGTTAGTGAACCTTCCAAAACAGCACGTTGTTGTTTCTTTAAAACTATTCTTCAAGCTTGTATTGTTTTACTCTCAGATTATATAATCAGCCATTAATCTAACGAGTTTCAGAAACCAATGAAGATATTGAACATTAGCTTAAAACTGTTTATTACTGTAGTATCTAAATCCTATAACATATGTAGTTTTATCATTATCGAAaattgggattttttttttttttgatgaccCTGGTATCCGAATACCTCGAGAGGAATCCGACTAACGCCTAATGACCGTCTCGGAAATCTGGGCATTGCCCGCCAGAGAGCCCGCCGAAGGCATCCAAGAGGGTTGGTGATCACCCCATGTTAAGCCACCAGTGGCCACGCGCAGCAGATCTGGGCTTCTCGAAAATTGGGATTTGTGATGCAAATGGACGACCTATGGACGATGGTTTTGTCGTCTATATATGCATATAGTTTTTGTGTGTGATAATTTGGACTTCGTTCTGAAAACCAAGTTGAAATAATATTAAGACACGACGACAAGTGTACTGATGTGTGATAGTGTTGTGTCGTTACAGCTTTACTCGCAAGGGTTGACTTAGATGAAGAGGAAATGGAGTGAGAGCGAAAGGTTTCATGAACTAATAAATGTGTAGATAAGCTATAACTAACAAATTGACGGTTATCCGTTTAGTGCTTGAATCTCGGggttttagataaaaaaaagtagaaaTTAGCTATGTCATAAATATAGTGCATGCTAGTCTGAATATTTGgctggtttcttttttaatacgttgttaaatcaaaatactgaatatattttctaattctaGGACTTTGTCTGTTTAGTAACGCAATCAGATTTTATACTGATCGTGACAGAACACCGTCACCAATATCAATATCAAAAGATgcaattatgttttcaaaattacaaTGCGAAGCATCTTCgattttcaagtttttaattCCTTTTATATTAAGTTAGCTTACTTAACAAGTAACTAACATACACAAATACACTTTCTAATACATTACTTCTTATTACTAAGGGATTTTCAAGCTTTTAAGAAAGTGTATGCCGAGGGCCCAAAACAAGgagtaattaaaatatttattagaaaaaattataatcatcATAGCTAATGATTAGCTCTTGGAAGAGTTACTTTCAGTAATACAAATGCATTTACcattatgttcttttttttccatcaaCAGTTGTATCAAACTAAAATGAGATCAATACAACACCAACAAATAAAAGGAGTCTTCGTGATTAGCTAAACCAGCAGAAAACATAGCCATTTTCGGACACTAGAACCCACTACGGGGCAGCAAACAAGAACGAAGCAAATTACACTCTTAACAACAAGTAACTAAACTTCCAAACTCCATTATAAGCCTAACAACAACATTAGAGATGACTACCTGAATCTATGGCAGTTGTTTAATGGGAAAACCCTCGGCCAGACCACCACTAAACCACACCTCCTCCTAGCACAACAAGGAATCGCCTCAAGAACCAAGTAATAAAGCTTTATAAACTGGCAAGTTAGAATCAATCATGAATTCGGACAAGTACTTCTGGAAGCTGTTGGATCTTCATCGATCATTGAAAGCGAAAGTATGAAGCCACAAAACAACAAATTTCCACGAGATTTGAACAGACAACTAGGGACGAAACCCACCTAATCAGAAAGACGAACACGGACCAAAAAAGACATAAGAGAAGACAAGATGGAAGCCACAGTAAACTTCACAGAGACAATCTACACATGCAAAGAAGAGACCATCCCAGAGACGAGAAAGAAACGCATCATCAACGAGCAAAATTGATCGAGACTgaggtttgaaaacaaaaaCCTTTGTAGTTCCGTAACTTTTGTAGCACAAAAACACACACCGACATAGAATTTCTATGAACTAAAGAAGAGAAAGCGAACTAGACCACGATGGCATTATCGGAACTGCTACACGCTGCGAGAGTTGGAGATAAAGAGTGTCGAAAGGACATTctgtttaatttatatcatcCTTACATTAAAGATCCATTTATGTTCTCCATAGAGTACTTAGAAGAGTCGAAATTTTTAATCCAAGGAAAAAAAGTATCTTAGGACGGAAGACTTGTTATATGCGAGTAGAGATACGAAGGAGTAGGCTGACATGCCTTAGCAAAATTATGATGTATCTCGGAGAAATCCTCAGCTTGAAATTTTATAAAGCAAACTAGCAAAGTATTAAAACATTTGGGCTGATATTAATGGGCCTTTTGAATGGGTATGAATTTAAACTTGCGTTAGTGAATACTTGttacttacaagttacaactaaGTTAACATCAAAACTTGCCTACAAAAACCTCAACAAATCAGATATACACACATtactatatttagtttttaattattattatgaatGATAAAACTTACCATCGTCAATTTTCAATATTCACTATTTTCATTGTCATATACTGTACTAGACTGCTACAATTCCATTTTTTGTTGGATCTCAAAATATTGGAATTTTTGTGTTTTgccatttatatttttgaattcaCTTTTTTATTCACTAGTTATTATCAGCACTTAAATATTATGTTTCACTTAATTGTCTAGAGACTAGAGGAATGGAAAGAACT includes:
- the LOC108827277 gene encoding alpha-dioxygenase 2 isoform X1, producing the protein MGFSPSSSWFLHPELHHVVSKMSFLDSFLFYIVHLVDKLGLWHRFPVLLGVAYLGIRRHLHQRYNLIHVGGINGQSYDTDEFSFRTADGKCNHPSDDSVGSQGTFIGRNMPPCTSQYGILDPHPSVVATKLLARKIFIDNGDQFNVIACSWIQFMIHDWVDHLEDTHQIELKAPEEVASECPLKSFKFFRTKKDLTGDHHKSGSVNTRTPWWDGSVIYGNDEAGMRRVRVFKDGKLRISGDGLLERDERGVPISGDVRNSWSGFSLLQALFVKEHNSVCEMLKDRYTNFDDEKLYRTARLVTSAVIAKVHTIDWTIELLKTDTLTAGMRINWYGFLGKRVKDMIGARFGPILSGLVGLKKPKDHGVPYSLTEEFVSVYRMHCLLPDTLILRDMSPEKVDKTNPKIEREVPMTELIGKEGGKKGSKIGFEQLLVSMGHQSCGALTLWNYPNWMRNLVAQDIDGEDRPDLIDMAALEIYRDRERGVPRYNEFRKNLLMSPISKWEDLTDDEEAIKVLKEVYGDDIEKLDLNVGLHAEKKIKGFAISETAFFIFLLVASRRLEADRFFTTNFNEKTYTKEGLQWVNTTETLKDVIDRHFPNLTNQWMRCTSAFSVWSSDPDPTKWLPLYLRSAP
- the LOC108827277 gene encoding alpha-dioxygenase 2 isoform X2; translated protein: MTPMSSLSARLTASVTIPPMTLSVAKAPLLAGTCPHVLLSMILDPHPSVVATKLLARKIFIDNGDQFNVIACSWIQFMIHDWVDHLEDTHQIELKAPEEVASECPLKSFKFFRTKKDLTGDHHKSGSVNTRTPWWDGSVIYGNDEAGMRRVRVFKDGKLRISGDGLLERDERGVPISGDVRNSWSGFSLLQALFVKEHNSVCEMLKDRYTNFDDEKLYRTARLVTSAVIAKVHTIDWTIELLKTDTLTAGMRINWYGFLGKRVKDMIGARFGPILSGLVGLKKPKDHGVPYSLTEEFVSVYRMHCLLPDTLILRDMSPEKVDKTNPKIEREVPMTELIGKEGGKKGSKIGFEQLLVSMGHQSCGALTLWNYPNWMRNLVAQDIDGEDRPDLIDMAALEIYRDRERGVPRYNEFRKNLLMSPISKWEDLTDDEEAIKVLKEVYGDDIEKLDLNVGLHAEKKIKGFAISETAFFIFLLVASRRLEADRFFTTNFNEKTYTKEGLQWVNTTETLKDVIDRHFPNLTNQWMRCTSAFSVWSSDPDPTKWLPLYLRSAP